A window of Streptomyces caniferus contains these coding sequences:
- a CDS encoding enoyl-CoA hydratase/isomerase family protein translates to MTVNLEVADGVGTIRLDRPPMNALDIATQDRLRELAEEVTRRDDVRAVVVWGGEKVFAAGADIKEMQAMDHPAMVVRSKALQDSFTAVARIPKPVVAAITGYALGGGCELALCADFRIAGDNAKLGQPEILLGLIPGAGGTQRLARLVGPSKAKDLIFTGRHVKADEALALGLVDRVVPAAEVYEQAHAWAARLAAGPALALRAAKESVDGGLETDIDTGLTIERNWFAGLFATEDRETGMRSFVEEGPGKAKFL, encoded by the coding sequence ATGACTGTGAATCTCGAGGTCGCCGACGGCGTCGGCACCATCCGCCTGGACCGTCCGCCGATGAACGCACTGGACATCGCCACCCAGGACCGGCTGCGCGAGCTGGCCGAGGAGGTCACCCGCCGCGACGATGTGCGTGCGGTCGTCGTGTGGGGCGGCGAGAAGGTGTTCGCGGCCGGCGCGGACATCAAGGAGATGCAGGCCATGGACCACCCGGCCATGGTCGTGCGCTCCAAGGCCCTGCAGGACTCCTTCACCGCCGTGGCCCGGATCCCCAAGCCGGTGGTGGCCGCGATCACCGGCTATGCGCTCGGCGGGGGCTGCGAGTTGGCGCTCTGCGCCGACTTCCGGATCGCCGGCGACAACGCCAAGCTCGGCCAGCCGGAGATCCTGCTGGGCCTGATCCCCGGGGCCGGCGGCACCCAGCGGCTGGCGCGGCTGGTGGGCCCGTCCAAGGCCAAGGACCTGATCTTCACCGGCCGTCATGTGAAGGCCGACGAGGCGCTCGCCCTCGGCCTGGTCGACCGGGTGGTGCCGGCCGCGGAGGTCTACGAGCAGGCGCACGCCTGGGCGGCGCGGCTGGCCGCCGGCCCCGCGCTGGCGCTGCGGGCCGCCAAGGAGTCCGTCGACGGGGGTCTGGAGACCGACATCGACACCGGGCTGACGATCGAACGCAACTGGTTCGCGGGGCTGTTCGCGACCGAGGACCGGGAGACCGGCATGCGCAGCTTCGTGGAGGAAGGGCCGGGCAAGGCCAAGTTCCTCTGA
- a CDS encoding L,D-transpeptidase → MTAHQQSRAGDRATSRTGIRVRGRVRAGRGTAVRAARVVLAAVAGLTGAVALAGCRDAEVFVGGTPRSPEQTIRVVPHNGAHGVRADGRFEVRVPEGRLERVEVSRTGGAGRQPVAGRISPDGMIWRPAQGRLQLGAKYTVDAVALDGAGHRSARRTSFTTSVPTRRFTGHFSPQGDATVGTGLIFSLVFNRPAVDRAAVERAVRVSARPAVEIAAHWFGHRRLDFRPRARWRPGTRITVDLRLRGVKAGPGAYGTQRRTVHYRVGRDQVSVIDAARHTMTVRQNGRVVAVLPVTAGDDENPTYNGTMVILERHSMTRMDGDTVGFGGEYDIPDVPHAMRLTRSGTFLHGNYWAPPQVFGGLNTSHGCVGLKDIKGGGPHTPAGWFFGHSIVGDTVVVVHSPERMVAPDNGLGGWNMPWELWRAGSALR, encoded by the coding sequence ATGACCGCCCATCAGCAGAGCCGAGCAGGGGACCGAGCGACGAGCCGTACGGGAATCCGGGTGCGGGGCCGGGTGCGGGCGGGTCGCGGGACGGCGGTGCGGGCGGCCCGCGTCGTCCTCGCCGCCGTGGCCGGACTCACCGGGGCGGTGGCACTGGCCGGCTGCCGGGACGCGGAGGTCTTCGTCGGCGGCACACCGCGCTCCCCGGAGCAGACGATCAGGGTCGTCCCGCACAACGGCGCGCACGGCGTACGGGCCGACGGGCGGTTCGAGGTCCGGGTGCCCGAGGGGCGGCTGGAGCGGGTCGAGGTCAGCCGGACCGGGGGCGCCGGCCGGCAGCCCGTCGCCGGGCGGATCTCCCCGGACGGCATGATCTGGCGGCCTGCGCAGGGGCGCCTGCAACTCGGCGCGAAGTACACCGTCGACGCGGTCGCGCTGGACGGCGCGGGCCACCGCTCGGCCCGCCGCACCTCGTTCACCACCTCCGTGCCCACCCGCCGCTTCACCGGCCACTTCTCGCCCCAGGGCGATGCCACGGTCGGCACCGGCCTGATCTTCTCGCTGGTCTTCAACCGGCCGGCCGTCGACCGCGCGGCCGTCGAACGCGCCGTCAGGGTGAGCGCCCGGCCCGCCGTCGAGATCGCCGCCCACTGGTTCGGCCACCGCCGCCTGGACTTCCGGCCCCGTGCGCGCTGGCGTCCGGGCACCAGGATCACCGTGGATCTGCGGCTGCGCGGGGTGAAGGCCGGACCGGGCGCCTACGGGACGCAGCGCCGGACCGTCCACTACCGGGTGGGCCGGGACCAGGTCAGCGTCATCGATGCCGCCCGGCACACCATGACGGTGCGCCAGAACGGCCGGGTGGTGGCGGTGCTGCCGGTCACCGCCGGCGACGACGAGAACCCCACCTACAACGGGACGATGGTGATCCTGGAGCGGCATTCGATGACGCGGATGGACGGCGACACCGTCGGCTTCGGTGGCGAGTACGACATCCCGGACGTCCCGCACGCCATGCGTCTGACCCGGTCCGGGACCTTCCTCCACGGCAACTACTGGGCGCCGCCCCAGGTCTTCGGCGGCCTCAACACCAGCCACGGCTGCGTCGGGCTGAAGGACATCAAGGGCGGCGGCCCCCACACCCCGGCCGGCTGGTTCTTCGGCCACTCGATCGTCGGCGACACCGTCGTGGTGGTCCACTCCCCGGAGCGGATGGTCGCGCCGGACAACGGCCTCGGCGGCTGGAACATGCCGTGGGAGCTGTGGCGGGCCGGGTCCGCGCTGCGCTGA
- the glgX gene encoding glycogen debranching protein GlgX: protein MSSAPEQEAVADEPVAPPADIRPGSPTPLGARYRTGPDGIAGTNFALWAGGAEAVELCLFDDAERETRHALTELTHEIWHGFLPGIHPGQRYGYRVHGRWDPWTGARWNPAKLLLDPYARAVDGDFGTRTEPSGAGSALPAQLYGHVRDWPQQQAADTVRDDRDSAPYVPKGVVVGEDTGDEGGVDEWQDDRRPKTPWPDSVLYELHVRGFTMRHPGIPERLRGTYAGLAHPAALEHLVRLGVTAVELLPVHQFAHEDHLVRRGLRNYWGYNSLGYFAPHAGYAATGTRGQQVGEFKRMVRALHDAGIEVILDVVYNHTAEAGELGPTLSLRGIDNRGYYRLAGEARRYTDYTGCGNTLHVVQPHVLRLITDSLRYWVTEMGVDGFRFDLAAALARSMHDVDMLSPFLAVIAQDPVLRRVKLIAEPWDVGSGGYQVGAFPPLWTEWNDRYRDTVRDFWRGAQHDVRDLGYRLSGSSDLYAWGGRRPYASVNFITAHDGFTLRDLVSYEHKRNADNGEGNRDGTHDNRSWNCGAEGETDDGEVRALRRRQLRNLLTTLLLSTGVPMLVAGDEMGRTQHGNNNAYCQDNETSWLDWSLLDDPEWRPLAGLAARLIALRRAHPVLRRRAFFSGRPHHQGGLRDLAWFTADGTEMTEQDWYTPGATLGMYLSGNDISQRDDRGIRIVDDSFLAVLHAADRPRAFTLPGPPWAGAYELLVDTAREDQPGAAEPPYAAGGTFTLAARSVVLFRAVPG, encoded by the coding sequence GTGTCGAGCGCACCCGAGCAGGAGGCGGTGGCGGATGAGCCAGTCGCCCCACCCGCGGACATCCGCCCCGGCAGCCCCACACCCCTGGGGGCCCGGTACCGCACCGGCCCCGATGGCATCGCCGGCACCAACTTCGCCCTGTGGGCGGGCGGCGCCGAGGCCGTGGAACTGTGTCTCTTCGACGACGCGGAGCGCGAGACGCGCCATGCGCTGACCGAGCTCACCCATGAGATCTGGCACGGCTTTCTGCCCGGTATCCACCCCGGCCAGCGCTACGGCTACCGGGTGCACGGCCGCTGGGACCCCTGGACCGGCGCCCGCTGGAATCCGGCGAAGCTGCTGCTGGACCCGTACGCCAGGGCCGTGGACGGCGACTTCGGCACGCGTACGGAACCGTCCGGCGCAGGCTCCGCGCTGCCGGCCCAGCTCTACGGCCACGTCCGTGACTGGCCGCAGCAGCAGGCCGCCGACACCGTGCGCGACGACCGGGACTCGGCGCCGTACGTCCCCAAGGGCGTCGTGGTCGGGGAGGACACCGGGGACGAGGGCGGCGTCGACGAATGGCAGGACGACCGCCGGCCCAAGACGCCCTGGCCGGATTCCGTGCTCTACGAACTGCATGTGCGCGGCTTCACGATGCGCCACCCCGGTATCCCGGAGCGGCTGCGCGGCACCTATGCGGGGCTCGCGCACCCCGCCGCGCTGGAGCATCTCGTCCGGCTCGGCGTCACCGCCGTCGAACTGCTGCCCGTCCACCAGTTCGCGCACGAGGACCACCTGGTGCGCCGGGGGCTGCGCAACTACTGGGGCTACAACTCCCTCGGCTACTTCGCGCCACACGCCGGATACGCCGCCACCGGCACCCGGGGGCAGCAGGTCGGCGAGTTCAAGCGGATGGTGCGGGCGCTGCACGACGCGGGCATCGAGGTGATCCTCGACGTCGTCTACAACCACACCGCGGAGGCCGGTGAGCTGGGCCCGACGCTCTCCCTGCGGGGCATCGACAACCGCGGCTACTACCGCCTGGCGGGCGAGGCCCGCCGCTACACCGACTACACCGGGTGCGGCAACACCCTGCACGTCGTCCAGCCCCATGTCCTGCGGCTGATCACCGATTCGCTGCGCTACTGGGTCACCGAGATGGGCGTGGACGGCTTCCGCTTCGATCTGGCGGCCGCGCTGGCCCGCTCCATGCACGACGTCGACATGCTCTCGCCGTTCCTCGCGGTGATCGCCCAGGACCCGGTGCTGCGCCGGGTCAAGCTGATCGCCGAGCCCTGGGACGTGGGCTCCGGCGGCTATCAGGTCGGCGCCTTCCCCCCGTTGTGGACGGAGTGGAACGACCGCTACCGCGACACCGTCCGCGACTTCTGGCGCGGCGCCCAGCACGACGTGCGCGACCTGGGCTACCGGCTCTCCGGGTCGAGCGACCTCTACGCCTGGGGCGGCCGCCGCCCGTACGCCTCGGTCAACTTCATCACCGCGCACGACGGCTTCACCCTCCGCGACCTGGTCAGCTACGAGCACAAACGCAACGCGGACAACGGGGAGGGCAACCGCGACGGCACGCACGACAACCGGTCCTGGAACTGCGGCGCCGAGGGCGAGACCGACGACGGGGAGGTCCGCGCGCTGCGCCGCCGCCAGCTGCGCAACCTCCTGACCACCCTGCTGCTGTCGACGGGCGTGCCGATGCTGGTCGCCGGTGACGAGATGGGCCGCACCCAGCACGGCAACAACAACGCCTACTGCCAGGACAACGAGACCAGTTGGCTGGACTGGTCGCTGCTGGACGACCCGGAATGGCGCCCGCTGGCCGGCCTCGCCGCCCGCCTCATCGCCCTGCGCCGCGCGCACCCCGTGCTGCGCCGCCGGGCGTTCTTCTCCGGCCGGCCGCATCATCAGGGCGGGCTGCGCGATCTCGCGTGGTTCACCGCGGACGGCACGGAGATGACCGAACAGGACTGGTACACCCCGGGGGCCACGCTGGGCATGTACCTCTCCGGGAACGACATCTCCCAACGCGACGACCGGGGCATCCGCATCGTCGACGACAGCTTCCTGGCCGTGCTGCACGCCGCCGACCGGCCCCGCGCGTTCACCCTCCCCGGGCCGCCCTGGGCCGGCGCCTACGAACTCCTCGTCGACACGGCGCGCGAGGACCAGCCGGGGGCGGCCGAACCGCCGTACGCGGCGGGCGGCACGTTCACGCTCGCCGCGCGGTCGGTGGTGCTGTTCCGGGCGGTGCCCGGCTGA
- a CDS encoding L,D-transpeptidase: MNVQPNSGVPARRRRWPHGSGGPLALLLGAMLLLVTACGGDGDDDKPAGKAGGDKDASQAAVTIAPKDGAHDVATSGALKVTAQKGRLKSVKVKDGKGNEVDGKIAGSGALWQPSGHLGASTEYTVDAIAVDGKGREAAEHSSFTTLVPKNTFIGQYSPENGQQVGVGMPVSVHFTRGITDPKAVEDAIKVSAKPSVPIEGHWFGNDRLDFRPEKYWAAGTKVTLKLDLNGVEGRPGVYGTQAKEVSFTVGRSQVSTVDAESKKMTVVRDGKKIKTIPITSGAPGTETYNGKMVISEKHLVTRMNGDTVGFGGEYDIKDVPHAMRLSTSGTFIHGNYWSGSATFGNRNASHGCVGLFDQRGGGDGSTPAAWFFRNSVIGDVVVVKNSHDETIQPDNGFSDWNLSWEKWKAAQ, encoded by the coding sequence GTGAACGTCCAGCCGAACTCGGGGGTGCCGGCTCGTCGGCGCCGGTGGCCGCACGGGAGCGGGGGCCCGCTGGCCCTGCTGCTCGGCGCGATGCTGCTGCTGGTGACCGCATGCGGCGGTGACGGCGATGACGACAAACCGGCCGGCAAGGCGGGCGGGGACAAGGACGCCTCGCAGGCGGCCGTGACGATAGCGCCCAAGGACGGTGCGCACGACGTCGCCACCAGCGGCGCGCTGAAGGTCACCGCCCAGAAGGGCCGGCTCAAGTCCGTCAAGGTCAAGGACGGCAAGGGCAACGAGGTCGACGGGAAGATAGCGGGCAGTGGTGCCCTGTGGCAGCCGAGCGGCCATCTGGGCGCCTCGACGGAGTACACCGTCGACGCCATAGCGGTGGACGGCAAGGGCCGGGAGGCGGCCGAGCACTCCAGCTTCACCACCCTCGTCCCCAAGAACACCTTCATCGGCCAGTACAGCCCCGAGAACGGCCAGCAGGTCGGCGTCGGGATGCCGGTCTCGGTCCACTTCACCCGCGGCATCACCGACCCCAAGGCCGTCGAGGACGCCATCAAGGTCAGCGCGAAGCCGTCGGTGCCGATCGAGGGCCACTGGTTCGGCAACGACCGGCTCGACTTCCGCCCCGAGAAGTACTGGGCGGCCGGCACCAAGGTCACCCTCAAGCTCGACCTCAACGGCGTCGAGGGGCGCCCCGGTGTCTACGGCACCCAGGCCAAGGAGGTCTCCTTCACCGTCGGCCGCAGCCAGGTCAGCACGGTCGACGCCGAGTCGAAGAAGATGACCGTGGTCCGCGACGGCAAGAAGATCAAGACCATCCCGATCACCTCGGGCGCGCCGGGCACCGAGACGTACAACGGCAAGATGGTGATCAGCGAGAAGCACCTCGTGACGCGGATGAACGGTGACACCGTCGGCTTCGGCGGGGAGTACGACATCAAGGACGTCCCGCACGCCATGCGGCTGAGCACCTCCGGCACGTTCATCCACGGCAACTACTGGTCGGGCAGCGCCACCTTCGGCAACCGCAACGCCAGCCATGGCTGTGTGGGCCTCTTCGACCAGCGGGGCGGCGGCGACGGCTCCACCCCGGCGGCGTGGTTCTTCCGCAACTCCGTGATCGGCGATGTGGTCGTCGTCAAGAACTCCCACGACGAAACGATCCAGCCGGACAACGGCTTCAGCGACTGGAACCTCTCCTGGGAGAAGTGGAAGGCCGCCCAGTAG
- a CDS encoding ABC transporter ATP-binding protein — translation MADTAQTSPPTDRTDLPQPQHSAVRSLLRLWPFARPVRARLLIAACVAVLASCVSLVIPLVLKWLVDGPVAARDPGGVWLGGAYLLLLGVAEALLFGLRRRLVARPLARVEAAMREALYRHLQRLPVSFHDRWPSGQLLSRGTTDLQLVRLFLAFPLTFLLVNATTILVGAVLLLAQRWSLGLVLLAPVLPLMVLCSVFEAKYGRAARRTQDQLGDLTTVVEESVLGIRIIKGFGRHRSQARAFRQLTHALRTSELRKARLLAWILGFITTLPEIAIGAGLVLGTLQVTEGVLSAGTLVAFLSTALALRWPVESIGFLLAMANEAASATDRYFEVMDEPAVDETAAGTAATAAPPPDRTTAAGQDTPAAPGTGGLVFSGVAFRYPDAPPDTPPLLQDITLHIRPGETMALVGATGSGKTTLTALVPRLYDPTAGRIVLDGRDLATLSRDEARALVAVAFEEPTLFSATAAENVLMGDEDAQDDDLRRALAVAQAEGFVDALPDGSATQVGEQGLSLSGGQRQRLALARAVVGRPRFLILDDPLSALDVHTEALVEAALRRVLSTTTALVVAHRPSTVLLADRVALLSGGRIAAVGTHHQLLRDNREYATLMSGEGEGAR, via the coding sequence ATGGCCGATACCGCGCAGACCTCGCCCCCGACCGACCGGACCGACTTACCCCAGCCTCAGCACTCCGCCGTGCGGTCGCTGTTGCGCCTGTGGCCGTTCGCGCGGCCCGTGCGGGCGCGCCTGCTCATCGCCGCGTGCGTGGCGGTGCTCGCCTCGTGCGTCAGCCTGGTCATTCCGCTGGTGCTCAAGTGGCTGGTGGACGGGCCGGTGGCCGCGCGCGATCCGGGCGGGGTGTGGCTCGGCGGCGCGTATCTCCTGCTGCTCGGTGTCGCGGAGGCATTGCTGTTCGGGCTGCGGCGCCGGCTGGTGGCGCGTCCGCTGGCCAGGGTGGAGGCGGCGATGCGCGAGGCGCTGTACCGCCATCTGCAGCGGCTCCCGGTCTCCTTCCACGACCGCTGGCCATCGGGCCAGTTGTTGTCGCGCGGCACGACCGACCTGCAGCTGGTGCGTCTGTTCCTCGCCTTCCCCCTGACCTTTCTGCTGGTCAACGCCACGACCATCCTGGTGGGCGCGGTGCTCCTGCTGGCCCAGCGCTGGTCACTGGGGCTGGTGCTGCTGGCGCCGGTGCTGCCGCTGATGGTGCTGTGCTCCGTCTTCGAGGCGAAGTACGGGCGCGCCGCGCGCCGGACCCAGGACCAGCTCGGCGATCTGACCACGGTGGTCGAGGAGTCGGTGCTCGGCATCCGCATCATCAAGGGTTTCGGCCGCCACCGCAGCCAGGCCCGCGCCTTCCGGCAGCTGACGCACGCGCTGCGGACGTCCGAACTCCGCAAGGCGCGGCTGCTGGCCTGGATCCTGGGCTTCATCACCACGCTTCCGGAGATCGCGATCGGCGCCGGCCTGGTGCTCGGCACGCTCCAGGTGACCGAGGGCGTGCTGTCCGCGGGCACTCTCGTCGCCTTCCTGTCGACGGCGCTGGCGCTGCGCTGGCCGGTGGAGTCGATCGGCTTCCTGCTGGCCATGGCCAACGAGGCGGCATCGGCCACGGACCGGTACTTCGAGGTCATGGACGAGCCGGCGGTGGACGAGACGGCGGCGGGCACGGCGGCGACGGCCGCACCGCCTCCGGACCGGACGACGGCCGCGGGGCAGGACACGCCGGCCGCGCCCGGCACCGGCGGGCTGGTCTTCTCCGGCGTCGCGTTCCGCTACCCCGATGCGCCGCCCGACACCCCGCCCCTCCTCCAGGACATCACCCTGCACATCCGGCCCGGCGAGACGATGGCGCTGGTCGGGGCGACGGGCAGCGGGAAGACCACGCTCACGGCACTGGTGCCGAGGCTGTACGACCCGACCGCGGGCCGGATCGTCCTGGACGGACGCGATCTGGCGACGCTCAGCCGGGACGAGGCCCGTGCGCTGGTCGCGGTGGCCTTCGAGGAGCCGACGCTCTTCTCGGCGACCGCCGCGGAGAACGTGCTGATGGGCGACGAGGATGCCCAGGACGACGATCTGCGGCGGGCCTTGGCGGTGGCACAGGCCGAGGGATTCGTCGACGCCCTCCCCGACGGCAGTGCCACCCAGGTCGGTGAGCAGGGGCTGAGCCTGTCCGGCGGGCAGCGGCAACGGCTCGCCCTGGCCCGTGCCGTGGTCGGCCGGCCGCGCTTCCTGATTCTCGACGATCCGCTCTCCGCCCTCGACGTGCACACCGAGGCCCTGGTGGAGGCGGCGCTGCGCCGGGTCCTCTCCACCACCACCGCCCTGGTCGTCGCCCACCGGCCGTCCACGGTCCTGCTCGCCGACCGGGTGGCGCTGCTGTCCGGCGGCCGGATCGCCGCCGTCGGCACCCACCACCAACTCCTGCGGGACAACCGCGAGTACGCCACCCTGATGTCCGGCGAAGGAGAGGGCGCCCGATGA
- a CDS encoding ABC transporter ATP-binding protein — translation MTTTTTGLPSDGPGDRPGPEQRPSSPPPPPQPEDSPATDAFAHDTLPTPKGASRTLLGSLLAPHRRRVAAVAVALLLQQAAVQAGPLLVAYALDRAVPALRAGDHGPLIAVAVAAVLCAVASGGLQFGFIQLSARVSQDVLLDLRGRIFRHAQALSLDFHERYTSGRLISRATTDVESLRELLEEGLQELITIVLATVYITVILVWLDWGLGAAALASAGPLALLVRSFRRRAHRVYSAKSTAMAGVIVKFTETLNGIRPVQAFRRERPNDAAFARLNHAHARINGDTALEMARYVVLSRLVANTAVAAIVLWGAYRVATGGLALGVLAAGVLYLRRLYDPIDRLGMFLNAYESAAASLQKIAGLLALRPGVPEPDAPVALPAVAASRPGREVAFHDVRFAYRTGSEVLPRFGLTLAAGATVAVVGATGAGKSTLAKLLARFYDPTEGQVLLDGVDLRSLSTTTLRRGVVMVTQEAFLFSGTVADNIALGRPDATREEIERAAKAIGAHGFITALPDGYDTDVRKRGGRISAGQRQLVGFARALLADPAVLILDEATSSLDIPGERAVQRAMATVLRGRTALVIAHRLSTVEIADRVLVMADGRIVEDGPPKDLLADRGRFADLHQAWRDSVG, via the coding sequence ATGACCACGACCACGACCGGCCTCCCGTCCGACGGGCCCGGCGACCGCCCCGGCCCGGAGCAACGGCCCTCTTCCCCGCCGCCTCCCCCACAGCCCGAGGACTCCCCCGCCACCGACGCCTTCGCCCACGACACCCTCCCCACCCCCAAGGGGGCCTCGCGCACCCTGCTGGGTTCGCTGCTGGCCCCCCACCGGCGCCGGGTCGCGGCGGTGGCCGTGGCGCTGCTGCTCCAGCAGGCCGCCGTGCAGGCCGGTCCGCTGCTGGTCGCCTACGCCCTCGACCGCGCGGTGCCGGCGCTGCGCGCGGGTGATCACGGGCCGCTGATCGCCGTGGCAGTCGCGGCGGTGCTGTGCGCGGTCGCGTCCGGCGGGCTGCAGTTCGGCTTCATCCAGCTCTCCGCGCGCGTCAGCCAGGATGTGCTGCTCGACCTCCGCGGCCGGATCTTCCGGCATGCGCAGGCGCTGAGCCTGGACTTCCACGAGCGCTACACGTCCGGCCGGCTGATCTCCCGCGCCACCACGGACGTCGAGTCGCTGCGCGAACTCCTCGAGGAGGGGCTGCAGGAGCTGATCACGATCGTGCTCGCGACGGTCTACATCACCGTCATCCTGGTCTGGCTGGACTGGGGGCTCGGCGCGGCCGCCCTCGCCTCCGCCGGTCCGCTCGCCCTCCTCGTACGCTCCTTCCGGCGCCGTGCGCACCGGGTCTACAGCGCGAAGTCCACGGCGATGGCGGGCGTCATCGTGAAGTTCACCGAGACCCTCAACGGCATCCGCCCGGTGCAGGCGTTCCGCCGCGAGCGGCCGAACGACGCCGCGTTCGCCCGGCTGAACCACGCCCATGCCCGGATCAACGGCGACACCGCCCTGGAGATGGCGCGCTATGTCGTCCTCTCCCGGCTGGTGGCCAATACCGCGGTCGCCGCGATCGTCCTGTGGGGCGCCTACCGCGTGGCCACGGGAGGCCTGGCGCTCGGCGTGCTGGCCGCCGGGGTGCTCTATCTGCGGCGGCTGTACGACCCCATCGACCGGCTCGGGATGTTCCTCAACGCCTATGAGTCCGCGGCCGCTTCGCTCCAGAAGATCGCCGGGCTGCTGGCCCTGCGCCCCGGCGTCCCGGAACCGGACGCACCCGTCGCGCTGCCGGCCGTCGCCGCGTCCCGGCCGGGCCGCGAGGTCGCCTTCCATGACGTCCGCTTCGCCTACCGCACCGGCAGCGAGGTGCTGCCCCGCTTCGGTCTGACCCTCGCGGCGGGTGCGACCGTCGCCGTGGTGGGTGCCACGGGCGCCGGCAAGTCCACCCTCGCCAAGCTGCTGGCCCGCTTCTACGACCCCACCGAGGGCCAGGTGCTGCTCGACGGCGTCGATCTGCGGTCGCTGTCCACCACCACCCTGCGCCGCGGCGTCGTCATGGTCACCCAGGAGGCGTTCCTGTTCTCCGGCACGGTCGCCGACAACATCGCCCTCGGCCGCCCGGACGCCACCCGCGAGGAGATCGAACGCGCCGCGAAGGCCATCGGCGCCCATGGCTTCATCACCGCTCTGCCGGACGGCTACGACACCGACGTCCGCAAGCGCGGCGGCCGCATCTCGGCCGGCCAGCGCCAACTGGTCGGCTTCGCCCGCGCCCTGCTCGCGGACCCCGCCGTCCTCATCCTCGACGAGGCCACCAGTTCGCTGGACATCCCCGGCGAACGCGCGGTGCAGCGCGCCATGGCCACGGTGCTGCGGGGCCGTACGGCCCTGGTGATCGCCCATCGCCTCTCGACCGTCGAGATCGCCGACCGGGTCCTGGTCATGGCCGACGGCCGGATCGTCGAGGACGGCCCCCCGAAGGACCTCCTCGCGGACCGGGGCCGTTTCGCCGACCTCCATCAGGCGTGGCGGGACAGCGTGGGGTAG